A single Clostridium kluyveri DNA region contains:
- a CDS encoding hemolysin XhlA family protein codes for MSECYDGKLCEEKHKTLNNTVDEHETWLKKHDEEISLIKQDTRENKTDIKNLIKKMDDLISTIKWGLGIFVTVSIFVMGILLKK; via the coding sequence ATGAGTGAATGCTATGACGGGAAATTGTGTGAAGAAAAGCACAAAACACTAAATAATACAGTGGATGAACATGAAACTTGGTTAAAAAAGCATGATGAAGAAATAAGCTTAATTAAACAGGACACCAGGGAAAATAAAACTGACATAAAAAATTTAATAAAAAAGATGGATGATCTCATATCAACAATCAAATGGGGACTTGGCATATTTGTCACAGTCTCTATTTTTGTTATGGGAATTTTATTAAAAAAATAG
- a CDS encoding GH25 family lysozyme → MIKGVDISNLNGSISIDSIKNAGNSFLIAKATEGSTFVDKYYNDNIAKAKALGLVTGAYHFARFTTIAKAIQEANFFKSIAAGAKPDFVVLDFEQQCSGDMTEACLAFLEIVATIAPALIYCNPSYIKSYLNSSITKYPLWVAHYGVSSPSTVLWPDYAMWQYTEKGQIPGISGYLDLNYMAESFYNSIGTNEPVKPDPLIEQIKSLQYNLNIDYNAGLVIDGIAGPATMAALKGIQDIIVKGHKSHVVLWLQQKLEQYGYLKENSYTQMLYDEPTFQAVTELQKNWERPTDGVLRLETWSIFLNN, encoded by the coding sequence TTGATTAAAGGAGTAGATATAAGTAATTTAAATGGCTCAATTAGTATAGACTCAATTAAAAATGCAGGTAATTCTTTTTTAATAGCAAAAGCCACAGAGGGAAGTACCTTTGTAGATAAATATTACAATGATAATATTGCTAAAGCTAAAGCCCTGGGACTTGTAACCGGGGCTTATCATTTCGCTAGATTTACAACCATAGCAAAGGCCATCCAGGAAGCAAATTTTTTCAAGTCTATTGCTGCAGGAGCTAAACCAGACTTTGTAGTATTAGATTTTGAGCAACAGTGTTCAGGAGATATGACAGAAGCATGTCTGGCTTTCTTAGAAATAGTGGCTACTATTGCACCTGCACTTATTTATTGTAATCCAAGCTATATAAAATCATATTTAAACAGCAGTATAACAAAGTATCCTCTATGGGTGGCCCATTATGGAGTTAGCAGTCCAAGCACTGTATTATGGCCTGATTATGCAATGTGGCAGTATACAGAAAAAGGGCAGATACCAGGAATAAGTGGATACCTGGATTTAAATTACATGGCGGAATCTTTTTATAATAGCATTGGTACAAATGAACCAGTAAAACCAGATCCACTTATAGAGCAAATTAAATCCCTTCAATATAACTTGAATATTGATTATAATGCAGGGTTAGTTATAGATGGAATAGCAGGTCCGGCTACTATGGCAGCATTAAAAGGAATTCAGGATATCATTGTAAAAGGCCACAAGTCCCATGTTGTATTATGGCTGCAGCAGAAATTAGAACAATATGGATATCTAAAAGAAAATTCCTATACCCAAATGTTATATGACGAACCAACTTTTCAGGCTGTAACTGAACTCCAGAAGAATTGGGAAAGACCGACGGATGGAGTATTGAGATTGGAGACATGGAGTATATTTTTGAATAACTAA